One window of Penaeus chinensis breed Huanghai No. 1 chromosome 1, ASM1920278v2, whole genome shotgun sequence genomic DNA carries:
- the LOC125025451 gene encoding carbohydrate sulfotransferase 3-like: MCSKRIEQTLRRRVGYPTEMGTQGFLRRYQLLVAVTAALILVCLFTQSTREQDVQDLKNMLENINKKLENMKLEARANAGLPSGEWVDERREEGEKEEEGMVSGDEDVVNGRLLTSKGVPVKIVIMLGSTARSGTSLLGELLSQQENTLYLFEPELFVRQHSGEKVTQELGMKHMKDMIYCRFDETFITFLHRRSSPFNIFRHPVTKTNCRNWDSCLTIPKLTEACRAEPTRIMKVIRLRMAWMRELLDDPKYDVRVVHLVRDPRGSLYSMAKLHLHKLMPEYHCPLIYDDLVRAPKLMAEYPGRVISVTYEQFCLDPVDIATRVWRMLSGDDGASLPVLWSEYIAKHVHRTSTKRIAAYGTFRNSAEQYQSWRDNITEDALTRIEEHCQPALELLGYNVFGDLKTARNLSVSLFAE, from the exons ATGT GCAGTAAGAGAATTGAACAAACGCTGAGGCGCCGCGTCGGCTATCCAACGGAAATGGGTACGCAAG GTTTCCTTCGACGCTATCAGCTGTTGGTGGCGGTGACGGCGGCGCTGATCCTCGTCTGCCTCTTCACCCAAAGCACCCGAG AACAGGATGTGCAGGATCTCAAGAACATGTTGGAGAACATCAACAAAAAGCTCGAGAACATGAAGTTGGAGGCCAGGGCGAACGCAGGACTTCCTTCGGGCGAGTGGGTGgacgaaagaagggaggaaggagagaaggaagaggaaggaatggttTCCGGAGACGAGGACGTCGTCAATGGGAG ACTCCTGACCTCCAAGGGCGTCCCTGTGAAGATCGTGATCATGCTGGGGTCGACGGCGAGGAGCGGCACCAGCCTCCTCGGGGAGCTCCTTTCGCAGCAGGAGAATACCCTGTACCTCTTCGAGCCCGAACTCTTCGTGAGGCAACACTCGGGAGAGAAG GTGACACAAGAGCTCGGCATGAAGCACATGAAAGACATGATCTACTGCCGATTTGACGAGACCTTCATCACCTTCCTGCACCGTCGGTCTTCTCCCTTCAACATCTTCCGCCATCCTGTGACCAAGACGAATTGTCGCAACTGGGACTCTTGTCTCACCATCCCCAAGCTGACAGAGGCGTGCAGGGCGGAGCCGACGAGGATCATGAAG GTGATCCGTCTGCGCATGGCTTGGATGAGGGAACTGCTGGACGACCCGAAGTATGACGTGAGGGTCGTCCACCTGGTGCGCGACCCCCGGGGGTCCCTCTACTCCATGGCCAAACTCCACCTGCACAAGCTCATGCCGGAGTACCACTGTCCCCTCATTTACGACGACCTCGTGAGAGCGCCGAAACTCATGGCCGAGTACCCGGGGCGTGTCATCTCCGTCACCTACGAGCAGTTTTGCCTCGATCCCGTTG ACATAGCAACACGGGTGTGGCGAATGCTCTCTGGAGACGACGGGGCGTCGCTTCCCGTCTTGTGGTCGGAGTACATTGCAAAGCACGTTCATCGCACCTCCACCAAACGCATAGCCGCCTACGGTACCTTTCGGAACAGCGCGGAGCAATACCAGTCCTGGCGCGACAACATTACGGAAGATGCGTTAACGAGGATCGAGGAACACTGCCAACCCGCGCTGGAGCTTTTAGGATACAACGTCTTCGGTGATTTAAAGACTGCGAGGAACCTGTCCGTGTCTCTCTTCGCAGAGTGA